A part of Primulina eburnea isolate SZY01 chromosome 10, ASM2296580v1, whole genome shotgun sequence genomic DNA contains:
- the LOC140842588 gene encoding protein SHOOT GRAVITROPISM 6-like isoform X1 translates to MASSSSGIPALEAVQVLVSSLADDSSIVGEASAATLKDIASLNPLLLLDCCVTVSRGGRRRFGNMAGLFQVMSVAIRELNKDDVDPQYMRKLAKIAMTELVSTKELNADWQRAGAGVLMALGSHLPDLMMEEIYLHLSSSNLAVPAMVQILADFASSDAFQFTPRLKGVLMRVLPILGNVKDIHRPIFANAFKSWCQACWQYSVDFPLSTVIDGDVMSFLNSAFELLLRVWANSRDPKVRISTVEALGQMVGLVTRTQLKSALPRLIPTILELYKKDQDIAFVATCSLYNLLNASLLSESGPPLLEFEDLTVILSTLLPVVCINTDSKQRSDFSVGLKTYNEVQHCFLTVGMIYPEDLFVFLLNKCRLKEESLTFGALSVLKHLLPRLSEAWHTKRPLLVEAVKHLLDEHNLAVRKALAELIVVMASHCYLVGPSGELFVEYLVRHCAMPDLDGDTNEKSKEFTQSIGSSYAFLYKKTEVKFGGVSPTDLRAICEKGLLLITVTVPEMEHVLWPFLLKMIIPRIYTGAVATVCRCISELCRNKNLGDTILSDGKAHSSIPNPEDLFARLVVLLHNPLAREQLVTQILTVLYNLASIFPKNIILFWQDEIPKMKAYVSDPEDLKEDPLYQETWDDMVINFIAESLDVIQDVDWVISLGNSFSNQYELYSSDDEHFALLHRCLGILLQRVHDRTYVRAKIDLMYVQADIALPVNRLGLAKAMGLVATSHLDTVLDKLKDILDNVGQSIFQRILSFFSDRAKMEESDDVHASLALMYGYAAKYAPSTVIEARIDALVGTDMLSRLLHVHHPTAKQAVITAIGLLGQAVIGAAACGKSFPLRKRDLLLDYILTLMGRDDDDGLSDSNLELLHTQCLALSACTTLISVEPKLTVETRNHVLKATLGFFGLPNDPPDVINGVIQHLISLLCAILVTSGEDGRSRAEQLLHIMRQIDPYVSSSVDHQRIRGCLAAREMLLKFRTICVGGYCSLGCQGNCTHSKQNERGLHGNFSKLPSAFVSPSRDALCLGERIMLYIPRCADPNPEARKISAQIIDLFFSISLSLPRSANSAYGLDIESRYNALSALEDVIAILRSDASLDPSEVFNRIVSSVCILFSKDELVAALHVSSTAICDKIRLSAEGAVQAVTEFITKRGNELNEVDISRTTQSLLSAAIHVTEKYLRQETLNAISSLAEKTSSRIVFNEVLAAAERDIATKDVSRLRGGWPIQDAFYVFSQHSVLAYSFLEHLTSILNQTSIFQGDLGKGENSNRFGEGHLEDNMLNTAVIALTAFFRGGGKVGKRAVEQNYGSVLATLLLHLGSCHSLANAGQQEPLSTLLVAFNAFCECVGDLEMGKILARNREQNEEEAWIGLIGDLAGCISIKRPKEVSAICLILSKSLDQPYRYLREAAAAALSEFVRFSDCIGSILELMVEGLCRHVSDDSPTVRRLCLRGLVQMPPVHVVQYTTQILGVIVALLDDPDESVQLTAVSCLLTVLGSSSSDAVDPVLLNLSVRLRNLQMCMNAKIRANAFSALGALSSYGSGRQHDAFIEQVHAAFPRLALHLHDDDLGVRRACRNTFKSIVPLLEFDGMAALVNTHRFSSDHRSDYEDFLRDLAKQFTEHIPSLVDTYLASIIQAFEAPWPVIQANAIYLCSSVISVANDQHISALYHSQVFGMLVGKIIRSSDAIVRATCSSALGLLLKSTNPSSWKVARLDPGNSILAGSESDSSRRT, encoded by the exons ATGGCATCCTCGAGTTCCGGTATTCCGGCCCTTG AGGCAGTTCAAGTTCTTGTATCTTCTCTAGCGGATGACTCGTCAATTGTTGGAGAAGCGTCAGCCGCAACTCTGAAGGATATCGCAtcttt AAACCCACTTCTGCTTCTTGATTGTTGCGTAACGGTATCTCGCGGTGGAAGAAGG AGATTTGGGAATATGGCCGGGCTGTTTCAAGTTATGTCTGTCGCGATTCGGGAATTGAATAAAGACGATGTTGATCCTCAGTATATGAGAAAGCTTGCCAAAATAGCAATGACCGAACTGGTGTCAACCAAG GAACTCAATGCTGATTGGCAAAGAGCTGGAGCCGGTGTGCTTATGGCATTGGGTTCACATTTGCCTGACCTT atgatggaGGAAATATATCTTCATTTGTCCAGTTCAAATTTAGCTGTTCCAGCAATGGTTCAAATACTTGCAGACTTTGCTTCATCTGATG CTTTTCAGTTCACTCCTCGGCTTAAAGGAGTACTCATGAGAGTTCTGCCCATTCTAGGAAATGTGAAAGACATCCACCGGCCAATCTTTGCAAATG CTTTCAAGTCTTGGTGCCAGGCCTGTTGGCAATATAGTGTTGATTTCCCATTGTCTACAGTTATTGATGGTGATGTCAT GTCTTTCCTGAACTCCGCATTTGAGCTTTTGCTGAGAGTTTGGGCCAATTCAAGGGATCCCAAG GTACGTATATCTACGGTGGAGGCTTTGGGTCAGATGGTTGGTCTTGTAACTAGGACACAACTGAAGTCGGCTTTGCCAAGGCTCATACCCACTATTTTGGAATT GTATAAGAAGGATCAAGATATTGCCTTTGTGGCCACATGTAGTCTCTACAACCTCCTGAATGCATCTTTACTTTCTGAAAGTGGTCCACCGTTGCTTGAATTTGAG GACCTTACTGTCATTTTATCAACGCTTCTTCCAGTGGTTTGCATCAACACTGACAGTAAGCAGCGTTCAGATTTTTCAGTGGGACTAAAG ACTTACAATGAAGTTCAACATTGCTTTCTCACGGTTGGTATGATTTACCCAGAGGATCTGTTTGTCTTTCTTCTCAAT AAATGCAGGTTGAAAGAAGAATCTCTCACTTTTGGTGCACTTTCTGTCCTGAAGCACCTTCTGCCAAG ATTGTCTGAAGCTTGGCACACTAAAAGGCCCTTGCTGGTTGAAGCAGTGAAACATTTGTTGGACGAGCATAATTTGGCTGTTCGCAAAGCACTTGCGGAG TTAATTGTCGTTATGGCTTCCCACTGTTACTTGGTTGGTCCATCAGGAGAGCTATTTGTAGAATATCTCGTGCGACACTGTGCAATGCCTGATTTGGATGGTGATACCAATGAGAAATCTAAGGAGTTCACTCAATCGATTGGTTCATCATATGCTTTCCTGTATAAGAAGACAGAG GTAAAATTTGGAGGCGTCAGTCCAACAGATTTACGAGCAATTTGTGAAAAAGGTCTTCTTTTGATAACAGTAACTGTTCCTGAAATGGAG CATGTGCTCTGGCCATTTTTGCTGAAGATGATCATTCCACGAATTTATACTGGTGCTGTTGCCACG GTTTGCAGATGCATCTCAGAATTATGCAGAAACAAAAATCTAGGTGATACGATTCTTTCTGATGGTAAAGCTCATAGCAGTATTCCGAATCCTGAG GATCTTTTTGCACGGCTTGTGGTGCTTCTTCACAATCCACTGGCAAGGGAGCAGTTGGTGACTCAGATTTTAACA GTCCTGTATAACTTAGCTTCTATATTTCCCAAGAATATTATTCTGTTTTGGCAAGATGAG ATTCCCAAAATGAAAGCTTATGTGAGTGATCCGGAAGACCTAAAAGAGGATCCGTTATATCAAGAGACATGGGATGACATGGTTATCAAC TTTATTGCAGAATCCTTGGATGTGATTCAGGATGTTGATTGGGTGATCTCTCTAGGAAATTCATTCTCAAATCAATACGAACTTTATTCATCGGATGATGAACATTTTGCGCTACTTCACCG GTGTCTTGGCATTTTACTGCAGAGAGTTCATGACAGAACCTATGTTCGGGCTAAAATTGATTTGATGTACGTGCAAGCTGATATTGCTTTACCCGTGAATAGACTTGGTTTGGCTAAGGCTATGGGATTG GTTGCCACTTCGCACTTGGACACAGTTCTGGATAAGTTGAAAGACATTCTTGATAATGTTGGTCAGAGCATCTTCCAAAG AAttctttcattcttttctgataGAGCCAAAATGGAAGAATCGGATGATGTTCATGCTTCTTTGGCTCTTATGTATGGATATGCTGCAAAATATGCTCCATCAACTGTTATTGAAGCCAGAATAGATGCACTTGTG GGGACTGATATGCTTTCTCGTCTCCTTCATGTACACCACCCCACAGCAAAGCAGGCAGTTATAACTGCTATTGGATTGCTAG GCCAGGCTGTCATCGGTGCTGCTGCTTGTGGTAAATCATTCCCATTGAGAAAGAGAGATCTGCTACTTGACTACATCTTAACTTTGATGGGCCGTGACGATGATGACGGACTTTCTGATTCTAATCTGGAGCTTCTACACACTCAG TGCCTTGCTTTAAGTGCGTGTACTACTTTGATTTCTGTAGAGCCTAAATTGACTGTTGAAACAAGAAACCATGTTCTAAAG GCAACCTTGGGGTTTTTTGGTTTGCCAAATGATCCGCCTGATGTCATAAATGGAGTTATACAACACCTTATTTCTCTTTTGTGTGCCATTCTTGTTACAAG TGGAGAGGATGGAAGAAGTCGAGCAGAACAGCTACTGCATATCATGAGACAGATTGATCCCTATGTTTCTTCCTCTGTCGATCATCAAAGAATAAGAGGTTGTCTTGCGGCTCGAGAGATGCTTCTTAAGTTCCGGACTATATGCGTTGGTGGATACTGTTCACTTGGATGCCAAGGAAATTGCACTCACTCCAAACAAAATGAACGTGGTTTGCATGGAAATTTTTCAAAGTTACCAT CTGCATTTGTGTCTCCAAGTCGTGATGCTTTGTGCCTGGGAGAGAGGATCATGTTATATATTCCTCGATGTGCTGATCCAAATCCTGAAGCTAGAAAAATTTCTGCACAG attattgatttatttttCAGTATATCTCTGTCATTACCAAGGTCGGCAAACTCTGCTTATGGGCTTGATATTGAATCACGTTATAATGCTTTGTCTGCATTAGAGGATGTTATTGCTATCTTAAGGAGT GATGCTTCACTTGATCCATCAGAGGTATTTAACAGGATTGTTTCCTCTGTATGTATACTATTTTCCAAGGATGAG CTTGTTGCTGCACTACATGTTTCCTCAACAGCTATCTGTGACAAGATCAGGCTATCTGCGGAAGGGGCAGTTCAAGCTGTGACTGAGTTCATCACAAAGAGGGGAAATGAGCTGAATGAGGTTGATATCTCAAG GACAACACAGTCTTTGCTTTCTGCTGCAATTCATGTAACTGAAAAATACCTACGTCAAGAAACTCTTAATGCT ATCTCCTCTCTTGCTGAGAAAACCAGCTCAAGAATTGTTTTCAATGAAGTGTTGGCTGCTGCTGAGAGAGATATAGCCACCAAAGATGTATCTAGACTACGTGGTGGCTGGCCAATCCAGGATGCATTTTAT GTGTTTTCCCAGCATTCAGTACTTGCATATTCGTTCCTGGAGCATTTAACTTCTATCCTGAATCAGACGTCTATCTTTCAAGGTGACCTTGGGAAGGGAGAAAATTCCAACAGGTTTGGGGAAGGTCATTTGGAAGATAATATGTTGAACACAGCTGTTATAGCACTTACAGCATTCTTCAG AGGTGGTGGTAAAGTTGGAAAAAGGGCTGTCGAGCAAAACTATGGTTCTGTCCTTGCAACCCTGTTGCTTCACTTGGGAAGTTGTCACAGTTTAGCAAATGCTGGTCAGCAGGAGCCACTAAG CACACTTCTGGTTGCATTCAATGCATTCTGTGAATGTGTTGGAGATCTGGAGATGGGAAAG ATTCTGGCTAGAAACAGAGAACAAAATGAAGAGGAGGCGTGGATTGGTCTCATTGGTGACCTGGCTGGGTGTATTTCAATAAAAAGGCCGAAAGAG GTTTCTGCAATATGTTTGATCCTTAGCAAATCATTAGACCAGCCGTACAGATATCTGAGGGAAGCCGCCGCCGCTGCGTTATCGGAGTTTGTGAGGTTTAG TGATTGCATTGGTTCTATATTGGAGCTGATGGTTGAAGGACTTTGTCGACATGTTTCTGATGATTCCCCAACTGTTAGACGCCTTTGTTTGAGAGGACTTGTCCAG ATGCCGCCAGTCCATGTTGTCCAGTATACCACTCAAATTCTGGGTGTTATAGTTGCTTTGCTGGATGATCCAGATGAATCAGTTCAGCTTACTGCTGTCTCATGTTTGCTAACG GTTCTTGGATCATCTTCCAGTGATGCGGTGGATCCCGTTTTGCTGAACCTATCTGTTCGGCTTCGCAATCTTCAA ATGTGCATGAATGCTAAAATCAGAGCCAACGCATTTTCAGCACTTGGAGCGCTTAGCAGCTATGGGTCTGGGAGGCAGCATGATGCATTCATTGAGCAG GTTCATGCAGCCTTTCCACGTTTAGCATTACATCTTCATGATGATGATCTTGGGGTACGACGAGCTTGCCGG AACACTTTCAAATCCATTGTTCCTCTTTTGGAATTTGATGGTATGGCTGCTCTTGTAAACACTCATCGTTTCAGTTCTGATCATCG AAGTGACTATGAAGATTTCCTGAGAGACCTGGCTAAGCAATTTACTGAGCATATACCTTCCTTGGTTGACACATACTTGGCTTCAATAATACAG GCTTTTGAAGCTCCTTGGCCAGTAATACAAGCAAACGCTATTTATTTGTGTAGCAGTGTAATTTCTGTTGCAAATGATCAGCATATATCGGCCCTTTACCACAGCCAG GTATTTGGAATGTTGGTTGGAAAGATAATCCGGTCATCAGACGCAATTGTTAGAGCTACATGTTCCTCAGCTCTTGGTTTACTACTGAAGTCAACAAATCCAAGTTCATGGAAAGTTGCTCGGCTCGATCCGGGGAACTCCATCCTGGCTGGAAGTGAGTCTGATTCTTCTAGGAGAACTTGA
- the LOC140842588 gene encoding protein SHOOT GRAVITROPISM 6-like isoform X2: MASSSSGIPALEAVQVLVSSLADDSSIVGEASAATLKDIASLNPLLLLDCCVTVSRGGRRRFGNMAGLFQVMSVAIRELNKDDVDPQYMRKLAKIAMTELVSTKELNADWQRAGAGVLMALGSHLPDLMMEEIYLHLSSSNLAVPAMVQILADFASSDAFQFTPRLKGVLMRVLPILGNVKDIHRPIFANAFKSWCQACWQYSVDFPLSTVIDGDVMSFLNSAFELLLRVWANSRDPKVRISTVEALGQMVGLVTRTQLKSALPRLIPTILELYKKDQDIAFVATCSLYNLLNASLLSESGPPLLEFEDLTVILSTLLPVVCINTDSKQRSDFSVGLKTYNEVQHCFLTVGMIYPEDLFVFLLNKCRLKEESLTFGALSVLKHLLPRLSEAWHTKRPLLVEAVKHLLDEHNLAVRKALAELIVVMASHCYLVGPSGELFVEYLVRHCAMPDLDGDTNEKSKEFTQSIGSSYAFLYKKTEVKFGGVSPTDLRAICEKGLLLITVTVPEMEHVLWPFLLKMIIPRIYTGAVATVCRCISELCRNKNLGDTILSDGKAHSSIPNPEDLFARLVVLLHNPLAREQLVTQILTVLYNLASIFPKNIILFWQDEIPKMKAYVSDPEDLKEDPLYQETWDDMVINFIAESLDVIQDVDWVISLGNSFSNQYELYSSDDEHFALLHRCLGILLQRVHDRTYVRAKIDLMYVQADIALPVNRLGLAKAMGLVATSHLDTVLDKLKDILDNVGQSIFQRILSFFSDRAKMEESDDVHASLALMYGYAAKYAPSTVIEARIDALVGTDMLSRLLHVHHPTAKQAVITAIGLLGQAVIGAAACGKSFPLRKRDLLLDYILTLMGRDDDDGLSDSNLELLHTQCLALSACTTLISVEPKLTVETRNHVLKATLGFFGLPNDPPDVINGVIQHLISLLCAILVTSGEDGRSRAEQLLHIMRQIDPYVSSSVDHQRIRGCLAAREMLLKFRTICVGGYCSLGCQGNCTHSKQNERGLHGNFSKLPSAFVSPSRDALCLGERIMLYIPRCADPNPEARKISAQDASLDPSEVFNRIVSSVCILFSKDELVAALHVSSTAICDKIRLSAEGAVQAVTEFITKRGNELNEVDISRTTQSLLSAAIHVTEKYLRQETLNAISSLAEKTSSRIVFNEVLAAAERDIATKDVSRLRGGWPIQDAFYVFSQHSVLAYSFLEHLTSILNQTSIFQGDLGKGENSNRFGEGHLEDNMLNTAVIALTAFFRGGGKVGKRAVEQNYGSVLATLLLHLGSCHSLANAGQQEPLSTLLVAFNAFCECVGDLEMGKILARNREQNEEEAWIGLIGDLAGCISIKRPKEVSAICLILSKSLDQPYRYLREAAAAALSEFVRFSDCIGSILELMVEGLCRHVSDDSPTVRRLCLRGLVQMPPVHVVQYTTQILGVIVALLDDPDESVQLTAVSCLLTVLGSSSSDAVDPVLLNLSVRLRNLQMCMNAKIRANAFSALGALSSYGSGRQHDAFIEQVHAAFPRLALHLHDDDLGVRRACRNTFKSIVPLLEFDGMAALVNTHRFSSDHRSDYEDFLRDLAKQFTEHIPSLVDTYLASIIQAFEAPWPVIQANAIYLCSSVISVANDQHISALYHSQVFGMLVGKIIRSSDAIVRATCSSALGLLLKSTNPSSWKVARLDPGNSILAGSESDSSRRT, from the exons ATGGCATCCTCGAGTTCCGGTATTCCGGCCCTTG AGGCAGTTCAAGTTCTTGTATCTTCTCTAGCGGATGACTCGTCAATTGTTGGAGAAGCGTCAGCCGCAACTCTGAAGGATATCGCAtcttt AAACCCACTTCTGCTTCTTGATTGTTGCGTAACGGTATCTCGCGGTGGAAGAAGG AGATTTGGGAATATGGCCGGGCTGTTTCAAGTTATGTCTGTCGCGATTCGGGAATTGAATAAAGACGATGTTGATCCTCAGTATATGAGAAAGCTTGCCAAAATAGCAATGACCGAACTGGTGTCAACCAAG GAACTCAATGCTGATTGGCAAAGAGCTGGAGCCGGTGTGCTTATGGCATTGGGTTCACATTTGCCTGACCTT atgatggaGGAAATATATCTTCATTTGTCCAGTTCAAATTTAGCTGTTCCAGCAATGGTTCAAATACTTGCAGACTTTGCTTCATCTGATG CTTTTCAGTTCACTCCTCGGCTTAAAGGAGTACTCATGAGAGTTCTGCCCATTCTAGGAAATGTGAAAGACATCCACCGGCCAATCTTTGCAAATG CTTTCAAGTCTTGGTGCCAGGCCTGTTGGCAATATAGTGTTGATTTCCCATTGTCTACAGTTATTGATGGTGATGTCAT GTCTTTCCTGAACTCCGCATTTGAGCTTTTGCTGAGAGTTTGGGCCAATTCAAGGGATCCCAAG GTACGTATATCTACGGTGGAGGCTTTGGGTCAGATGGTTGGTCTTGTAACTAGGACACAACTGAAGTCGGCTTTGCCAAGGCTCATACCCACTATTTTGGAATT GTATAAGAAGGATCAAGATATTGCCTTTGTGGCCACATGTAGTCTCTACAACCTCCTGAATGCATCTTTACTTTCTGAAAGTGGTCCACCGTTGCTTGAATTTGAG GACCTTACTGTCATTTTATCAACGCTTCTTCCAGTGGTTTGCATCAACACTGACAGTAAGCAGCGTTCAGATTTTTCAGTGGGACTAAAG ACTTACAATGAAGTTCAACATTGCTTTCTCACGGTTGGTATGATTTACCCAGAGGATCTGTTTGTCTTTCTTCTCAAT AAATGCAGGTTGAAAGAAGAATCTCTCACTTTTGGTGCACTTTCTGTCCTGAAGCACCTTCTGCCAAG ATTGTCTGAAGCTTGGCACACTAAAAGGCCCTTGCTGGTTGAAGCAGTGAAACATTTGTTGGACGAGCATAATTTGGCTGTTCGCAAAGCACTTGCGGAG TTAATTGTCGTTATGGCTTCCCACTGTTACTTGGTTGGTCCATCAGGAGAGCTATTTGTAGAATATCTCGTGCGACACTGTGCAATGCCTGATTTGGATGGTGATACCAATGAGAAATCTAAGGAGTTCACTCAATCGATTGGTTCATCATATGCTTTCCTGTATAAGAAGACAGAG GTAAAATTTGGAGGCGTCAGTCCAACAGATTTACGAGCAATTTGTGAAAAAGGTCTTCTTTTGATAACAGTAACTGTTCCTGAAATGGAG CATGTGCTCTGGCCATTTTTGCTGAAGATGATCATTCCACGAATTTATACTGGTGCTGTTGCCACG GTTTGCAGATGCATCTCAGAATTATGCAGAAACAAAAATCTAGGTGATACGATTCTTTCTGATGGTAAAGCTCATAGCAGTATTCCGAATCCTGAG GATCTTTTTGCACGGCTTGTGGTGCTTCTTCACAATCCACTGGCAAGGGAGCAGTTGGTGACTCAGATTTTAACA GTCCTGTATAACTTAGCTTCTATATTTCCCAAGAATATTATTCTGTTTTGGCAAGATGAG ATTCCCAAAATGAAAGCTTATGTGAGTGATCCGGAAGACCTAAAAGAGGATCCGTTATATCAAGAGACATGGGATGACATGGTTATCAAC TTTATTGCAGAATCCTTGGATGTGATTCAGGATGTTGATTGGGTGATCTCTCTAGGAAATTCATTCTCAAATCAATACGAACTTTATTCATCGGATGATGAACATTTTGCGCTACTTCACCG GTGTCTTGGCATTTTACTGCAGAGAGTTCATGACAGAACCTATGTTCGGGCTAAAATTGATTTGATGTACGTGCAAGCTGATATTGCTTTACCCGTGAATAGACTTGGTTTGGCTAAGGCTATGGGATTG GTTGCCACTTCGCACTTGGACACAGTTCTGGATAAGTTGAAAGACATTCTTGATAATGTTGGTCAGAGCATCTTCCAAAG AAttctttcattcttttctgataGAGCCAAAATGGAAGAATCGGATGATGTTCATGCTTCTTTGGCTCTTATGTATGGATATGCTGCAAAATATGCTCCATCAACTGTTATTGAAGCCAGAATAGATGCACTTGTG GGGACTGATATGCTTTCTCGTCTCCTTCATGTACACCACCCCACAGCAAAGCAGGCAGTTATAACTGCTATTGGATTGCTAG GCCAGGCTGTCATCGGTGCTGCTGCTTGTGGTAAATCATTCCCATTGAGAAAGAGAGATCTGCTACTTGACTACATCTTAACTTTGATGGGCCGTGACGATGATGACGGACTTTCTGATTCTAATCTGGAGCTTCTACACACTCAG TGCCTTGCTTTAAGTGCGTGTACTACTTTGATTTCTGTAGAGCCTAAATTGACTGTTGAAACAAGAAACCATGTTCTAAAG GCAACCTTGGGGTTTTTTGGTTTGCCAAATGATCCGCCTGATGTCATAAATGGAGTTATACAACACCTTATTTCTCTTTTGTGTGCCATTCTTGTTACAAG TGGAGAGGATGGAAGAAGTCGAGCAGAACAGCTACTGCATATCATGAGACAGATTGATCCCTATGTTTCTTCCTCTGTCGATCATCAAAGAATAAGAGGTTGTCTTGCGGCTCGAGAGATGCTTCTTAAGTTCCGGACTATATGCGTTGGTGGATACTGTTCACTTGGATGCCAAGGAAATTGCACTCACTCCAAACAAAATGAACGTGGTTTGCATGGAAATTTTTCAAAGTTACCAT CTGCATTTGTGTCTCCAAGTCGTGATGCTTTGTGCCTGGGAGAGAGGATCATGTTATATATTCCTCGATGTGCTGATCCAAATCCTGAAGCTAGAAAAATTTCTGCACAG GATGCTTCACTTGATCCATCAGAGGTATTTAACAGGATTGTTTCCTCTGTATGTATACTATTTTCCAAGGATGAG CTTGTTGCTGCACTACATGTTTCCTCAACAGCTATCTGTGACAAGATCAGGCTATCTGCGGAAGGGGCAGTTCAAGCTGTGACTGAGTTCATCACAAAGAGGGGAAATGAGCTGAATGAGGTTGATATCTCAAG GACAACACAGTCTTTGCTTTCTGCTGCAATTCATGTAACTGAAAAATACCTACGTCAAGAAACTCTTAATGCT ATCTCCTCTCTTGCTGAGAAAACCAGCTCAAGAATTGTTTTCAATGAAGTGTTGGCTGCTGCTGAGAGAGATATAGCCACCAAAGATGTATCTAGACTACGTGGTGGCTGGCCAATCCAGGATGCATTTTAT GTGTTTTCCCAGCATTCAGTACTTGCATATTCGTTCCTGGAGCATTTAACTTCTATCCTGAATCAGACGTCTATCTTTCAAGGTGACCTTGGGAAGGGAGAAAATTCCAACAGGTTTGGGGAAGGTCATTTGGAAGATAATATGTTGAACACAGCTGTTATAGCACTTACAGCATTCTTCAG AGGTGGTGGTAAAGTTGGAAAAAGGGCTGTCGAGCAAAACTATGGTTCTGTCCTTGCAACCCTGTTGCTTCACTTGGGAAGTTGTCACAGTTTAGCAAATGCTGGTCAGCAGGAGCCACTAAG CACACTTCTGGTTGCATTCAATGCATTCTGTGAATGTGTTGGAGATCTGGAGATGGGAAAG ATTCTGGCTAGAAACAGAGAACAAAATGAAGAGGAGGCGTGGATTGGTCTCATTGGTGACCTGGCTGGGTGTATTTCAATAAAAAGGCCGAAAGAG GTTTCTGCAATATGTTTGATCCTTAGCAAATCATTAGACCAGCCGTACAGATATCTGAGGGAAGCCGCCGCCGCTGCGTTATCGGAGTTTGTGAGGTTTAG TGATTGCATTGGTTCTATATTGGAGCTGATGGTTGAAGGACTTTGTCGACATGTTTCTGATGATTCCCCAACTGTTAGACGCCTTTGTTTGAGAGGACTTGTCCAG ATGCCGCCAGTCCATGTTGTCCAGTATACCACTCAAATTCTGGGTGTTATAGTTGCTTTGCTGGATGATCCAGATGAATCAGTTCAGCTTACTGCTGTCTCATGTTTGCTAACG GTTCTTGGATCATCTTCCAGTGATGCGGTGGATCCCGTTTTGCTGAACCTATCTGTTCGGCTTCGCAATCTTCAA ATGTGCATGAATGCTAAAATCAGAGCCAACGCATTTTCAGCACTTGGAGCGCTTAGCAGCTATGGGTCTGGGAGGCAGCATGATGCATTCATTGAGCAG GTTCATGCAGCCTTTCCACGTTTAGCATTACATCTTCATGATGATGATCTTGGGGTACGACGAGCTTGCCGG AACACTTTCAAATCCATTGTTCCTCTTTTGGAATTTGATGGTATGGCTGCTCTTGTAAACACTCATCGTTTCAGTTCTGATCATCG AAGTGACTATGAAGATTTCCTGAGAGACCTGGCTAAGCAATTTACTGAGCATATACCTTCCTTGGTTGACACATACTTGGCTTCAATAATACAG GCTTTTGAAGCTCCTTGGCCAGTAATACAAGCAAACGCTATTTATTTGTGTAGCAGTGTAATTTCTGTTGCAAATGATCAGCATATATCGGCCCTTTACCACAGCCAG GTATTTGGAATGTTGGTTGGAAAGATAATCCGGTCATCAGACGCAATTGTTAGAGCTACATGTTCCTCAGCTCTTGGTTTACTACTGAAGTCAACAAATCCAAGTTCATGGAAAGTTGCTCGGCTCGATCCGGGGAACTCCATCCTGGCTGGAAGTGAGTCTGATTCTTCTAGGAGAACTTGA